GAAGCCGACCGCGAACATCGCCAGACCGCAGGCGATCGACCACAGCAGCCACGATACAGGCTGGCCGAGCGCGAGCGACAGCGCGGCGTGCGCGACGAACAGGCCGGCGACGGAGAGGCTGATCCGGTTGGAGATGCGGAACCGAGTCCAGTCGCTCAGCGCGGCGAGCAACGCCAACACGGCGAATCCAACGACGACCGCCTGGTCTATGAGCAGGAGCGCCTGCGACATGGCGCCGAATCCCTTCTAATTTTACGCTACGCCACGCCACCGTTCGAAATCAGCGGGCCTGTGACCCGACCCGCGCGGCCGACCCGGCCGTGATTCCGATAAATGCCTTGGACCGTCTCAGAACTTGCTCGCCGTCGAACTCATGGACGCGTCGATGCTGGAACCCACCGCCGTGTACGCCGCGACCGCCGCCACCGAGATGAAAGCCGCGATCAAGGCGTATTCAATCGCCGTGGCGCCTTCGTCGTCGCTTGCCAGCTCGCGGAGAATCGACAGCATCACTTGGCCCCATCATCGCATCCCGAAATCCGACCCCGGGTGGCGGTCCATCGGGGTCTCCGGTCCCCGAAGGCGTCATCCCTTGGTCGAAGCCGCGTCGCCGCAGCCGGAACGCCCGTGAATCAACAACTAGAATCTCACCTTAAATTTTATTTGAGAGATTACTTTAAGTCAACGAATATCAATTCAATTTATGAGATAAATATTCTAATTAATTGATTAATAAACGTTTTATTTCTTTCAAATTTTTTATGCGCAAACGCTTTCGCATGCCGCCCGGATCCAGAACGCCAAAGGCGCGCGGCCGAGGGATGGTCCCTCTTCCGCGCGCCTTCGGTGGGAAGGCGGTGGGCGGCCAGGCCGCCCACCGGATTCCGATGTTCGCTTAGAGCTTGGTCGAGACGTTCGTCATCGTGCCCGAGATGCCGGTGCCGACGGCGGTGAACGCCACGATGCCAGCCACCGAGACCAGGGCCGCGATCAGGCCGTACTCGATCGCCGTGGCGCCGGCGTCATCCTTGACGAGCTTGCGGAACATGGACAGCATTGTCGTATCTCCATCAATCTATGTTCGATGCCCGACCCGCGGCTCCACTTGGGCTTGGGATGCCCGGGTCTCTGAGGTCATCGTTGCGTCTGAAGCCGAAATTGGCCGCCGGTCCGACCGGCCTCCAAGACGCTCTTGGCTTCGTGATGAACGTCTTATCGTCAAAATACTTAAAGTGAATCGTTAAGTCAACAGAAGTTCTATTAATTAATTAGATAGAGTTCTCAGAACGTTGATTTTAAATGAAAAACTACTTAATTATTTTCTCTATTTCAAT
The genomic region above belongs to Rhodospirillales bacterium and contains:
- a CDS encoding Flp family type IVb pilin, with amino-acid sequence MLSILRELASDDEGATAIEYALIAAFISVAAVAAYTAVGSSIDASMSSTASKF
- a CDS encoding Flp family type IVb pilin — protein: MLSMFRKLVKDDAGATAIEYGLIAALVSVAGIVAFTAVGTGISGTMTNVSTKL